The Primulina tabacum isolate GXHZ01 chromosome 1, ASM2559414v2, whole genome shotgun sequence genome contains the following window.
ATCATTTGTAAATGAACAATTGCTTTGTAAAACATaaagaaagaaagatggaagaAATAAACTTTCATCAGATCAAAATTTCTTGATATAACCAACACAAAATCTACTCAACTCTAAGCTCTTTGATCCATTTACATTCCCTgataaaatccatggaaattGGAAAAACCAACAACCCATTATTATTTCAATCAAGAAACTACTCTGATCTAAACACCACAACACCACAAAAATGTTCTGCCAAAAATCTTGATCATCAAGGCAGCTGTTTGGCGTTGATCAAGAAAGAAGAAGGGGGATAGGAACTGCGAGTTGTGTCGGATTATTATCTCCGGCCATGATCACCACAATCTTTGGCGTGTTGTCGGCCGCAGCGACGGTGGCGGGTAGCTGAGTCGCCTTCTCTCCGTCACGATCGGCGGAGCGAGAGAAGGATTTCCGGTAGGAACAGGCTAAGATGATCAAGGCTACAGCGATCAACAGAAGCATCAAGCCTAAGCCGCCGAACAAGTAAGGCAATGGAGAATTCCAGTTCAAGAATCCAGAGGGATTACCGTGTGCATCTGTTGGTGTTGGCCTCATATCTCCCACCTTTTCTGTGTGTTATTTTATggttttttttgtgtgtgtgtgtgtgtgaggaaATGTATATGATTGTGTGTGACTTATAGGTGTAAACGACGATGGGAGGAGTGTTGTGATATGAAATTACTATCATGTCCTCTTCGGACTTCGTCAtagtgtgtgtgtatatgtgtatatatatatatatatataaaatcatcCTTCTTGGTTAAAGCGCATTTATCACATAAAATCTGAAGTTGGTGTTTGTGCAGATTTTGATGCCATAGAAACATCATCCATGGGTCTAATTgggacaattttttaaaaaaactagaataaggaatataattattttgattacttCTATTCTTTTTGGTTAATTACTTTCTATACTTTCCCATATAAGTAGTACAATTCGTTTGGGTgatatgttatcaaatttcagttttaatcatagtcttaatattttttttgacaattttattattttttcatcagaATGTTGATGTGACATATATACGCACGTCCAAATTGGACGAAAAATAGTCAAAAAAACAAAGATGACGGACTAAAAGAGAATTTTGACGATATAGAAGACtaaaatcaggaaaaaaaattatatacttCAAACGACGTTACCTTGAAGGCTTGAGGAGTCCTCCAAAATAGTTGTTTTTCTATAAAATCTTGATCGATAGTCAAGAGAAAGCGTATCTTTGCGCACTATTTTATGGAGTCAATGTCATGAGCTCGTTTATCACGAACAGCAAACAACGCAATTATTTGAAAGAATATTGTTTGTTAGAATTACTATTCTTGCTATTAAAACAATCGAAATGCATTGTTCGGACGGTTAAACTATTGACAAGAATTTAAGTTACATATTACCATCATGCATTGCAGTATCAACTATTACATTTGTTAATACAATAAGCGACCGATCTTATATATCAACAACTTCGTGTCAAGTTTGGAAGCGTTTATGATAAATTATTGCATATAatccaatattttaaaaaataggaGTCTGATCGATTATACAAGAGTTGCTTTTGACCAATATTGCACAATTTAATGCAGAGCATTACACTTTGTTCTTGCTCACCTGCGATATCTCTCGCCGGATGACATATCCGAGGCGCCACATATTTAATCGCTTGTACCAATTGAGGATATGACCATAATTTTTCCAAGGAAAAAAAACAGATAAAGCAAAGGCTATATCTTATATCATCAATTATGTTGCACGAAATCGGtagttaattttaaatatattttttctaacATTCTAAATCACGATCTTTTGATGGATCtatttaatatttaacattCTAAATTTTGATCTCGATGGATCTATTTAATTCTGTATAAATTGgtcatattataaattaaatatcttCTTATTGGAAATTTTGAAACAGGTTGATATCATTTGTCAAACACCGTTGGCGAATGTGAACACTGGTTTTGGACATTTTGGCATTATAATGATGAagggaaatataatttcttattaaatttatttttcaagatcaattttttcttattgatatgatttcaaatatttaattatgattttgtATGTGATAATTATGCTAAGATTTTTGTGATATGTTGTTATCTttgtttaaaaagagtttgtttctaataaaactATTACTTGGTTTCTTTGTTGATAAACCCTAGACCTATAAATAAGAGGATTCATCTCATGCAAAGAGATTGATTTAGCAGAAGCACATATATACTATTGCACCTTTGCAtgtcataaactttaaataaaacaatctACAAGGTTGTTGTTGATCGAAGAGTGCGGAATCCACGTGTTGTCGTGATTGTTGAAGACATCTTCAGACAACAACTGTGAAGGAGTTGGCTGAAGATTTGTTTTGTTGCTCCATTTTTAGCATCGTGTTTTGCTTCCTTATATATTGTTTTTGATGTGGTTATTTGTTTTAGGAAGCATCTGATTTTCTCAACATGTTAAGGAAGATAGTTTTTGATTAAAATCACTAGTCATAGTTTTTGTGTAAACTCGTTAGTTTTctagtgattttttttttacatgagGCACCGcgcaagtatttatacttgtgcaaaatttattttgttcaATTGCATTACTTAAAATTAATTTGTATCACAAATTTATATATTCTGATGCATGTTGTCTGAAATTTGTAATATTTCACATAAAGACTTAATTCTGATAAACACAAACTTATGATCACATATTGTCGTACTAGTTTTACTTTCAAACAAAATTATACCCCAAACGTTGCAAATGATATCTTGCACTATTATTTGCTATCTCCACTAAAACAGAATTTTACTATATAAATTTTGTAGATCAAACATTTATAACCAGGTCAAAAGCCATCAATGCTAGTCAaagtataattttattttcttatatttgtGGCAGGACATAGTGCACCTACTTGAGTGATAATGAGTCATGATGTTGTCTCATATACTTTAGAGATCAGTCTTACTATTTTTCTTCCGTCAGCCTGTCCTCAGCAGAGATAATATTACCCGTTAAATCTGATGTCATTTTTTTACGGCTTATCTAGTCAACTAGATCAAGTGACACAACGTATCGTTTGTACGAGAACTTTTTAGAAGTTCACTCATCTCAGTACTACTATCACTCATGTACGATGAACCTAAcaaatttgtatatatattttttgtttgctAAGGATGTTCAGTTTTTTGACTTAGATAGTCTTTTATTAAAATTCTTATAAAGCTTACATATTTATCATATGTTTTATTgtcttattattgtttttttcctGAGATGGTGGGAcagttttggaaaaaaaaaaaaaaaaaagaagcaagGACATGGATTAAAAACAGTAGCCAACCCACTTTGTGATGCAACGGAGGGGACGTCTGGGTTCATTCCCAGTTAATAGCAAAAACCCTCAATCcaatgtaattttaaaaaataaaaaaaattgctatTTGTAGCGATGGATGggtaaattataattttctgaaaattataaatattaaaaaaattctcaTTAATTTGAAtgagaaaatttatttattttcgtgaCGTACTCTAATCGTCCAAATTCCAAAAGGAAACTCCAAGTCAATTTGCTATCAACTTCCACCAAGACCCCAAAAATGGAAGAAAAAACTTGGtggggtatatatatatatatatattatggtggggaattttaaaataaaataatcaataaaatgtTTGTGTTTTTCCACTAGAGAAATTGAAGCTTCCTTTAGACTAATTTGCCACAATTTATTGGAACACAACGCACTTTTTACTTACTCACTTGTCTCTTTTCATTAAACCAACATTTATTGATAAAATTTCAAATCCTTATCCAATACTCTCAGATTTAATACTTTGCCGTTATTTTGAGGTTTTAACAAAATTACATGATCGAGACGCCACAAATTTTATCTACCTAACCATTGACAATTAGGGAGGatatcaaaaaatttaatttttccacctgacatgaattaTTGATTTCTTAGAGATAGAGATATACCCTTGAATATAAACATTATTGAGAAGGCACAAAATATAATGTTTGAGATGTCGTATGATTCAAAATATCGTAAATGCACTTACACAACTAAGTATGAATTTAATTAACGCGTCATATTTTACAATTGacataaaaacaaatattacGCGTTTGATTACGAATAGAAAGTCGATATGCTAATATTGTACGTGGAGTTTGTTAGGAAGCAATAATTTTTAATTCATTGATGttcttaatttatattaaaacgCAAACAAGACTATATATCTTAGACAAATTTAATATCAAAATAGATCACATCAGtctcaattatatatatttattttattttttggttgTTTCAAATATATAGTCCAATTTCTACATTTAATGTcgttttttcttgatttttttccaATGCATCCATATTAACTAAGTTTTGAAAAACGCAAAACTATTTTTTTGCATGGATTAAACAGagctaaaagaaaattaaattcaccttattttttttacaaaaaattccTACAAAAAACAAATCACTCtcatgtttttaatttttaataaaaaaaaaatacatttaactTTAAAGAAACTGATGCTGGAAATAGACACCTAAAGCCCGTGTACGGAGTTGCGTATACTCGGCCCGTTAAGCATCAACGTCAGCAATAGTAAGCCATATAACATAACAGTCCTAATTCTAATATAAtatcttataatttttttacacaaaaactACTTAATACCAACAAATTTGGCAcaacaaaaattttaatttataaatattttattcacaTAATTACTAGTTTATAATCATTTACCTCATAATAATCGTATTGTTTATGCTGGTATAATAAATTTGAAGTGCTCGATCGTGAAACATGGAGCAGATCTATTGTAAACACAAAAATTAttgtgagatcatctcaccGACCAATTTTGTGATATGTATATCCAATCCGACTcgattcatgaaaaattatttcgttttatactaaaaatattactttttttttaaataaatcgtCTCACAAGTGACATACTCTCtcgtaaaatatatatataaactcaTATCATCTTACAATTTTGGAGGTAAAAATCTTTGAGGTTAGTGTAAAAACCTCCGGGTGTAGCGTCGCAATTTTAAGCCGATGCAAATTGCTCGCTGGTTATTTACAATTCTCCGCTGGCCAAAATTAAcacaaaaatcaataaattaaactaACCAAACTTAATTATTGAGAAgggaataaaataaataattaaatacattatattatGGAGctaatatttcaaaatgaagAAACGAAAAACGACTCAAACTTGGCTGCGAGGAGCAGCGGAGACAGGTTTGGCGAGGTGCGTAGGATTAGTTTCTCCCGCCATGATCACCACCATTCTGGGCTCCATTTCAGGCCGTAAAGCGTGCACCGGGCTTCGCGGTTTATCGTCTTGAGATCGATCAGCGGGTGGCGATTTTTTGTATGAGCAGGCTAAGATTATCAACGCTGTGGCGATAAGCCCGAGCATGAGAGCCAGGGAACCGAAAAGGTAAGGTATCGGCGAGTTCCAACGCCGCAAATCGCCACCAGCTGCGGTGGCGGTGGGTTGTGCTGGTGTTGGTATCATTTCTTGATATTTTGTTATTGCTGTGGAAGATGGATTGTGTTGTGGGACGAGGATAATTAACGCGTGCATATTTATATGTGCCAAGGTAATACGCTATACTGTTactaattataattattttatgcttttgaataataataatatatatatatatatataaacgtattttgtgagacatatatcttatttgggtcattaattaaaaaatattattttttattgtgaatattggtagagttgacccgtctcacggataaagattcttgagaccgtcttacaaaaaAACTTACTCTATATAAAATGGAGTTTTAAGAAGTTTTCAGAAAACACACCATTAGATATAAATTTATCTTATGCAACTTTTTTATACACAAATAAGATAATTTTAGATATTATCTATAATGAATGTAATCATGCAATGTAAATTGTGGGAGTGACCCACCAGCTTTGGTAAAAGTTGGGATTCTTTGTTTTGCTTTCTTTTTTTCCATGCAATTTTCTAGAGGATTGATTTCTTTGCAAGTCACTTCATTTTCTGAGTTTCCTTATTTACCCTCCGAAATTTCATTATCATGGAAAGTCTAAATTGTTTCATCTAAATTTGTCCATGGTTGGCAACATATGTAAGCCCAAGATTAGATAATTTGCGAGTTATTTATTTTCAATCGATTTAGAgcaatatataattattatatttgattatttcGAGGGCATTTTGGTAGTTTCCTTGAATGAGAATGAGTGTGAAGTTTGTCTTAATAAAACTAATACCAATTTCCTAAAAATGGGCTTTATTTACTCATCCCCATCGGGCCCACTAAGCGTGTTCGTTCGGGTCAAGTCTTCCCCAAACAAGTCTTCCATTGCTTGAATTCTACCCAAACAAGTCAAAAATAAGTGGACTATTCCAGCTAACTCTCTGGTAATTTCAACCCAACTTTATTTGGATATATTCTATTTATCGTCAATGTGAAATATCGAGAAAATATGAACTATTTGTGTAAAAttaaaagtcttttaaaaaatcaaacattacgatattttaaaacaagaattttttaaaaaatccaaatatattttttgggttttctactggatttttatatgttatctGCGCAACAttaattttcttattttgattatgagtaggtctcttgtgagacagtctcacaaatctttatctgtgagacgggtcaaccctaccaatattcacaataaaaagtaatacttttagcataaaaagtaatattttttcatgtatgactcaaataagagatatgtctcacaaaatacgactcgtgagaccgtttcacacaagtttttatctttaattatatataactaatgataatgatgataatatcaaatattttgaGAGAGATTTGACATCACTACAAGAATTACAGTAAAATGTTATATAAGCTTTTTAAGGCAATTTACGTTGATCACCTTTAAAAATCTTATGATTTTTTCCAGATGACGAAGAACTCGTAGtcattattttttgtttgtgCACTGTATAATTTCTGACTGTTCAGAGTATTCCGAAAATCCCACACACTTGATAAATCTGCAAAAGATTGTAGATAGGGTGAGACATAGAAGACTTTTTTAGGATTTGTATATAAgactttgatcccaaatttcATACACTCCATCAACTCGATTATCTCTTAAGGACaacataatatgattttaaatcATAAGCGTGTATGTCCTATTTATAACTTTTTTCCTTCGGGTTGTTACATTTGTGATTTGAAAGCATAAATTTTTAACACGATATCGAAGTAGAATTCATGTGTTCGAAATATTTTTGtcctattttaatttatatttaagtaGATTAGTGTTTAATGCTAATTGGATTTTATTATTCTATCCAGCTTACCTGCATGGAGAATTAAGGAAATGATTACCAAATTAGCTTTCTTGGCTTAACTGCTCTAATGTTAAACCATTAAACAAGTAATATTGAGTCATTTCATATTAAttagaatattttaaaatatattatttctaGTAAAGCACATGATTAATTATGTGAccttaaaatttattttccggATATGAAATATCAGCCAAAAAAATCATGGCAGACGTTTTTTTGCCTGCTAatttttttatgagaatattataatttattttttagagTTTTTTCTTTGGGAGTTACGTGCCGTTAGTGTCGTTAATTATAGTTTTTAGAAAACTGAAATTGTACACGTTTAGAAATGTGAggtttttgtttatttatttatatcatTCTACTCAATTTTTCTTCCTATAAACTGTTGGATTATATATTGAGTTGTTAATGAGATTTCCATACGCGTGAATAGAAATGAGGGAACTGTGGGTTTATCCTACGTAGAAAAACTAAAGTGATGTAGAAGAGTAAGGGGGTGTGCAATCGGTCTATTCGGTTATCGATCGAACTGAATAGACCTATAACCGATTTCACCGATTTTATTTTCGAATAACCGAACCGATTGAAAAATTCATAGAAATCGAATTAACCGAACCGATTTTCAAATCGGTTGACCGAAATAaccgatattttttttaaaaaaatgcaaattttaaCTAAAAAAAACAATGGAGAACTTATAAATAACAAGAAACATTGaacaaaaaatatcaataacaaatcaaaatattgaaaataaaatcattgAATGAATGAACTTCTTTCTAATGTATGAAAAGTTGGATTTCCTTCTAATGCATTTTTAATCCTCATatacaatttaaattaatatatatactaaTTCGGTTAATTAGGTTTAAccgaatttttcaaattaaaaccgaaaccgaaccgaattaaccgaattAACGGattgtttaaaatttcaaaactgAACTTCCGAATTAACCGAACCGAATTTCCGAATTAATTCGGTTcggtcggttaattcggtttaacCGAAATTTTGGACACCCCTTTAGAAGAGCTTATATTATGTTACATTTTATGGAAATGTAAGAATGATCGATCAAGAGCCTTTCTCGCACACGCTAGGGCATGGGTGCAAATCAAGGGTTCGATTTGAACTGGAAAAGACTTGACTTGTTTGCAAGCGTACAAACGTGACCTGAGTCCGTCGAATGTATAGGATGAATCAAGGCAAAAATTGCCAAGCTATGCCActttttacaaattttttttccgGAATTAAGAGACCTTCCATATTCCCCGTGAGACCTCTCACTGTCTCACATGCTTGGCTGTTGGTGCTTCGGCTAGATGAATACGATATTAAGATCATAATGAAaatgtaatttatttttcttctaaCCAGATACATACGATATTGAGATTTTTTTGCCGACGTAATAAAAAATTCTGATAAATTGACAAGGTGATGTAAACCTGAGTTGGAGGATTAGAATGAATACGATGTCAAAATTGAAGTGGGTGTAAAATGTTATTATCAATATTACTtagttaaattaaaataattaatagtgTGAACGTTAGTGGGAACAGAAAGATTTAAAAGTAAGGCATCAAGATTTTGTTAATGGCCATCCTCCCActaatctaattatttaatttaattgattaaacATATTATTCTTATTCTATTATGAAGTCAAAAATTTTTGAATAATGGAGCATCGATAAACATTTCCAAATATTCTTTTAAATTTAGTTTGGTGAGTTACTATTTTCATTGCAAAATGTTAAATAATGGGGATTTTTatgcaaattttttatttggcgACATCGAAATACAAGCAAAGAAAAATTTCGATAATgtattttttggaaatttttattttttgttatgtaTGCTTatctttttatgattttttatatcAATTCGTCAGATTTAATCTTggtaattttagtcattttttaaTGTGACATTGATGCGACACCGATGCAGTGTTGATATAGCGTTTACGCGTATTGTCACGTTAATATTCTatatgaaaaatgattaaatttaaaaaaaagttgaaGTACACACACTACGAGAATTATTAAAAGCCACATTGGCCTAATATACTAATATTCATCGATCATCTTGGTTTGATCCAAATCCAATGGGGACGCTTTTATTTCATCGGGATTATTCTAGCTAGTTATTCCGGATACAACTCGAAACTTCGTCTCAACCCAACAactttttcatcataaaaatgaaaaaatgtaATTGAAGAAATCGAGGGAAaactaatatttatttgatcgcATCAAGAAATTCCATGgcatgaaaaaaaataaatagaaaccATCAAAATGCGACTCAAGATTGCCAAAACAAAACTCCAACTTTAAATCCTGATCAAACATAAAAAACCATCAACTCAAAGACTTGAAATCCGAAAGTGGAGGCGTCACTTATTCATGCCAGTGGCATTCTTCACAGATTCAGCTGCACCTTGCGCCTTAGCTTTCATCTGCTGTCCAGTCTAAACATCCACAAAAAATTGTCACTATATCAGGACACATATTAgcatatttgaaaatttaaaaattaaatatgaaattcCTTTGTATGTCTCCGTGACTAAATGTCATGAATAGTGTTTGGTGCCTCTAACATATGGGGCGAGTGGAAAGATTACCTCCTGCATTGATTCCTTGGCAGATTGTGCAGCGTTACTAGCTTTGTCCATCATCTGGTTACCTTTTTCCTGCAATGAGACACAAACTTTTAATGTGAATCGGATTTCGGAATGCCGATTTTACTTAAAGGAGAGTAAAGGGTAACACCTGCGCCTGTCCCTTGGCCTGGCCGGCTTGGTAACTCATGTTCTGTGAATTATCCATTTTCTTGTTTGAATAATGAGGTTGTAGGAGCTGGTATTTATAGCAACTTAGGCTTGCTCGATGTTTGCCAAGCGTCTTGTGAATATAATTAATGTAGGGATTTTGTAACTAATTCTACGATCTATTCAAAAGCAATATACTAGGAAATATTGTTGTTGAAAATATCTTCTCATGCACGTGTGTCTCTAGTTCAACAAAACTATTTGATCAGTCCATATTATCATTATGTATACATACGGATCCCATTATTAAGCTTTGTCTATTTGAGTACTTGGATCCTTATTTAGACAATGATTCTTGATATTTATAACATAACCAAATAATAAGTCCAAAATGCtctatatataatttaaatactaattggCTTTGTGTTTTGGCTACAAAATTattaactaaattaacaaaattGAGATGTTCAAGGCACGATATTGATTTATAAATGAGAATTTTCTTCGAGAACTTTATGAGTCAGTTTATGCTACACCGAGAAGTGTTTCTCTTTCTATTCTAATATCATTAGCTCATGTGAGTActtcatatttttataaaagttgatatatatatgttttacaTCAGAATAAAGATTGACCACATCTTATTGTTTAACTTGGGCCGAGTAAGTCGTGTCTATTAATGGATATTACAGTTTAAAATTCCAAATATGGACGTGCTCTTCGTGATGAATTTTTTCAGTTTTCTTGCGAACTTCGTTGAGTTTCATATTCTCCAAACACGTGTCGAGATCTGAGCGATGGATGAGTATTATCTTTGAATATAATTTTCTAATATATAAAATCGTAGGTGCGACTGCAGTCACCATCCGTTCTGCTTTTGCTCCCACTGGCTATGGGCTGGAATCCTATTCTAAATCTTACGCATCAAAGCACCGTAAAAAGACAATGACAAGTGCCGATTTCTTATGCATACAAATTCCTCGTTGGAAATCTTTTATGGCGCCAAATGGAATGTTCAAATCTTTAAAAAGCATTATTGGAGTGAAACATGAAACACAACATTTCAAAACCAGATTAACatgttttatatatttattactcCAACGTACAAACTCAAAATCCAATACAGAAAATACTCGACAATCAAGAAACATATAGTAAACTGTTTGTCGACCCTTATTGAAACAATAGAAACGGCGAGTCAAGAAACCAGTGCAAAACCATAGCTAATATAAAACACGAAATTATTTCTTCTCAACCTCCTCATCCTCATTCTCGCTCCAACACGATTGCAGAATCGACCTGGGTGATCCACAGCCCCTCGAGCTAGTGAAGCTGCTGTACATTATGGATCCTCCATTGCCAAGTGCTTCGCAGTTTCGTTCTCCACAACAATATCCCTTCATGCATAGAGTAAACTCAGAATCAAGGTCCTCTCCAGCAACAGAAGAATGTAAAGCCACAGAAAACTTTGCTGGCTGGAAGCAAGCCAACACCCTCTCCAGTAGTAGAGACAGATCTTGTAGATTAAAGTAGTAGCCAACTGCTTCAAAACTCGCGTAACTGAAGCCATCTTCTGGCGTGACGTGAATTGTAGAGATTGCACCGCCTTCTATAGCATTCATCGAGTAACCACAGGGATCAAATTCGAAATCACATATCTCAGAATGCGGAAGGATTTTTCTGATTCCAGACACTTCAGTCATAACAGACGCAGAGCTTGATTGATTCTTGAAAAACACAGAAGCCTTCTTTTGGTCCAAATTCGTCATGCACATCTCTAGAGTGTAAACAGGGCTCAAACCTCTAGTCCCATTGGCACAAGCAGAATAAACGTGCCATTTCTCATGGTCATCAGAATCACCCATCAGACAGGCCTTGCTACTCAGACCAAGTTTGCTAAAATGGTAATCGAGAACAGCAACTTCATCAGAAAAGCTACGGTACGGAAATGGCTGGGAGCCAGGAAAAATGAAACTTCCACGACTGTATCTTACGGAACTCACAGAAAGACCAAGCATACCAGACAGCTTAAGGATAGGTGGGATAGAAAGCAGCAGTTTGGTAGTCCC
Protein-coding sequences here:
- the LOC142550138 gene encoding S-adenosylmethionine decarboxylase proenzyme-like, which produces MTVPISPMGFEGYEKRLEIYFSEPGIFADPGGRGLRTLSKFQLNEILDPAQCTIVSSLKNDEVDSYVLSESSLFVYPYKIILKTCGTTKLLLSIPPILKLSGMLGLSVSSVRYSRGSFIFPGSQPFPYRSFSDEVAVLDYHFSKLGLSSKACLMGDSDDHEKWHVYSACANGTRGLSPVYTLEMCMTNLDQKKASVFFKNQSSSASVMTEVSGIRKILPHSEICDFEFDPCGYSMNAIEGGAISTIHVTPEDGFSYASFEAVGYYFNLQDLSLLLERVLACFQPAKFSVALHSSVAGEDLDSEFTLCMKGYCCGERNCEALGNGGSIMYSSFTSSRGCGSPRSILQSCWSENEDEEVEKK
- the LOC142545717 gene encoding protein GLUTAMINE DUMPER 5-like, with amino-acid sequence MRPTPTDAHGNPSGFLNWNSPLPYLFGGLGLMLLLIAVALIILACSYRKSFSRSADRDGEKATQLPATVAAADNTPKIVVIMAGDNNPTQLAVPIPLLLS
- the LOC142515593 gene encoding uncharacterized protein LOC142515593, whose amino-acid sequence is MDNSQNMSYQAGQAKGQAQEKGNQMMDKASNAAQSAKESMQETGQQMKAKAQGAAESVKNATGMNK